GATTTGGAGCAAACACATGGCCTCAAATAGCTTCTGTCAACAAGTCACATTTACTGAAGcagtaaaagtagaaaatacAATTGAATCcttaattttacatttcacacatcagtcattctttattttatatactgCACATGAGCCCAGATGTGTTATTCTATATAGTTTTGTGACACATGAACAGATTCACTTGTCACATAAATTCATGCTGATatacaaaacatacatacattgacacacacatatacattatACAGGCACACAGTCTGTTTATCAGACATATACTTCATATATATTTGTTTAGCTTTTTGAATCTAAATTTAAAAACCTAATCAGAGGCAGGGACTACAAATGAATTGTAGCTGGACATCTGTTGCATTGCTTCTCAACGTTAactgtgttgtttctgttaAGTAAACTAACAATTAATTACCTTGACTGTGGGATGAAATTGCAGATCTATAATATTTTATGCTGATaaagattaattaataatactGTATGCATATTATGTCTTCTGGTTGACAGAAATTGGTTGCAGATATCAAGGAAGTTGTTGGACAAAGAAAAGTTACCTTTACACTGAAATAGACTGAAGTTGGGAGCGAATAACAGacttgacagatttttcatCTCTGGTCAGATGTCTGTTGTTAACCAGCTCAAAGGATCATATTCAGATTTGTCCAGATTTCAGCTGTTGGAGGTGACCCTTCTTTTGCACAAACCACTGCCGACTATATTTAAAATCTGGGTTATTAGTTAGTTTGTTATCTTGTAGTGCTTCTCTATTTTTCTGaatctgttttttatgtttcatgttaACCAGCAACAACACAGCACCAGGTGCATCCAGTCCTGTACGTTACCAGACGCAATTTTGAATAGTATTGTTAGtttgtgtgttatgtgtatGTGGCATTAAAGTTAATGCTccagtgtttacattttatccTTTTAAACTAACCTAAATCTTTTAAACGTCTGTCTGTTTTGACCCTTAAAACAGTTATGTTAATGTGTCAGCAGACAACTGAAGCTACACATCCAAAAGCAGCAGAGTCATATTATCATCCTGTGGAAGTCATGCTTGTGTCCACCTGATGTTGCCCAATATTTATAGACTTCAACAACACCTGAGAAAAATACCTGGCTCAGCAGCTGCCTGTTGTTCCACTTTCTTCACCAGCTaatctctgactgtctgtctgctgtttgatgcTGAGCACATAGTGTGCAGTGGGTTTATCACATTTTTTAGGTGAAGTGAGACTTAGCCGAACACTAAATGTACCctaaaacataaacaatgagCTCAAATGTTGTTAAAAAGCGTTGTCAAGCTGCAGAGTTGGGTGATAATTTCCTGTGAGTTCAAATTACTCCTTTCACTTTAGAAGCAGTCATTTGATTCTGTgtttaaggtccagtgtgttagtgacatctagtggtgtaGTTGCAGGTTGCAACCATCTGAACATCCCTCATCTCTCCTTCCTTTTGTCCATTTTGGGGTACTTTAGAAACAAAGCAGTGCAACATGTCAGACTCTGTGGAAGAAACCCCTCTGTAGATTCAAAAGATTCATTCttaggtaatgaaaacacaacattcttATTTCCAGATGATTATACACTGATGAAAacttatttattaatattatattcaatttctgcccccaaatccttcacactggacctttaatataTACGGATTCTGCTGCTTTGAGACTTAACATGCTCAAACTTCAGTTTTAAACTCTGGAATTTGGTACAAAAGTGTCTGaaagtgcaaaaacaacaaacaaggcTTTAATGTTTGAAGGTTTATTGTCAGTAATGTCTTGttaaagagtgagaaaacatCATCAGAATGTTGTCATGTTGTCTGGGTTTCTTTCGTCAcctgttggaaaaaaaacaacatgtcagtggcagcaaacaaacaacacattttcttaGACGTCAATCCAAACCAATAATTTGATTTATATAGGGAACACTTACAGCAACAGAAGTAAAACAAGTACACAAACCGagtgtgtttaacatttgtacagagtgttcagtctgatgatgtcattccTGCTCATCTCTGTGGCCGTGCCAAATTCAACATTGGCGTTGGGGATAGGAACCATGGTGGGCTGGTTGTTCGCGGAGAAGGCGTACCTGCAGTTATTAAGAGAACAGAGGTTGAATTATTTTTAGTTGTATATAATAGAAACTATTGGTTTATTGTTTAAAGGTTGTTGTTTAttgtacccaaaagtcataactgtactgtaaaagtaCTTTGTCAAAagaacaagtaaaagtacattatagatatatttacatgtttttacagGGTCGACAGATTAATGGCCTGGCCATTACTATGGTTAAAGTGGagtaatatttgcctccaaaatgtgtgAGGAGtgaaagtacctcaaaattgtacttaactacagtacttgagtaaatgtacttagttacatcccatcactgaTAACATGGATACAGTATCAATGTTATAATATAGTCGTTACTTGGTAGAATTTTTGTATGAATAAGAGAAAGGTCCAAAGAAAATGTTGACAGCTCTGGGTAGTCTCTTGCTTcctgaaatgaaatataaaactcAGCGTGCCGCTCTGAACCAATCATTTTTATACAGTCTCTTAGTAAAAAGCAGACTCAGGTCGATTGGTTGTCTCCagcaagtcccaagtcattttttcttagTCAAgttaaaacacatcacagtttgtgtcaagtcaagttgAGTCCTTAGTTAAGACaacttaaaggtcctatttataagaaaagttgatttttgagtctcattaccTACTAGTCAAGTACTGATGCTGTGGGGTGGCGACCATCCCGACCAACAATCCAAATGCATCAGTATTTGAGgagttgggaataagactcaaaaatcaacttttcttacaaataggacctttaagtcAAAAGTCAAGtcacctctctcctccccaAGACACtgcagtcttacctgcagtacTCTAGTCGTACTTCTTTATGAAGAGATGATATTAATGGTCAATTTATCAGACCTCttaaaaagtatgaaaataaattgaatattaaaatgattgattgaaaaaatgtaatcaaacaaaaaaaaactatataaaaGTATATTTCTTGATTTCTTCTCAAATCTTGGCTTCCCTGTcacttttaaacattaaaatactgaagccaaaatataaaaaccaaaaaactgaactggaaacacaaaattaaaaagttcTTTTGAATTATCATGTCTCAGGTCAAGTCTTTAAATTAAAGTCAAATCTCAGGTCAAGGTCAGCTCAAGTCCACATCTCTGGTAAAAGGTACTTTCAAAAATAAGGGGACAAAGTTTCATGACCAAAATTTCATAAAACCAATCAATgtctttctgaataaaaaaaagatgttaaatGAACAGAAGCCTTGTCAACCTGTGGTACTGCATGACAGAGTTGTAGTCGTAGGGAGTGTTCAGGTTCAGAGTGTCGAGCTTGTCGAAGGCGTACGCCAAACCTGAGAGgaaaaaatcacaacaaatggtcagaaaagacaaaaaaacatgtggTAAAGTGCTTCCCAACCTTATTCCAGTTATTCCCAGCGCCGAGTGAGTCTTGAGTGAGTAAGGACTCAGCACATATGATatcaaactgaatatctttgggttttgaactgttgcAATATGTTTCAACAATCACTTTAAAAATACTCCTCCTTGAGGCCAAAGAACCCACCAGGCTGGATGTTCTCCCACAGGACCCGGATGTACTGGTCCCTGTCGGAGCGGCACTGCTCGTGGTTGAAGCCGAGGGCGTGGAGCAGCTCGTGCTGGACGGTGTTGTGGTAGAGGCAGCCCTGACGGTCCAGAGACAGCGTCTGGGAGTAACCACGGCGGCCGACGTAGGAGTAACAGCTGCATTCATACaatgaagtgaaaaataagTAATAACCAAAGCAGGAAAGGATAGCTCATAGCTCATAAGGTAACATTTTGAAGCAGGACCTGTGCTTTCAAATAGTTTTCCATCTGAAGAGGAAAACAACTGTGATTTCACTGTACAGTACTGTGTGACAATAGTATGGTTTTAACCCCTCAACAAGTTTTGAGCTCATAATAGCTTCAGTTTCAGGttcatgaaaaattaaaaattataaaaacCAAAAGAAGTTATTTCAAATACTTGTTAAGATACAAATAGGGAGGAGCAAGTACACCGTTATCTGTCGTCAGTTACATTTGGGGTACTGAGGGGTCAATCTATATAATGAAATCATGTTAAAAGGTGCgcaacattcatgttttttgtattattttgaatGGAAAGGATAACTTATATCTAATGGCTATTAATAGAGAACGGCAGACGgcaaacttgaacaccaacataCTGTAGGTCAATGCAGCTGCATCAAAACACTCAACACCAGcaaggagaggaaaagggagagaaacttCCCAGACTGCTTTAGAAAATCGCTCAGTTTTGTGCTTTGTTGAGTAGGAGAAACAATGTAAACTTTGTAAAACACTATCTAtgacaaattattaattatttgggccttctcaTAAATTCCGCATATGTTATACAGTAAGTTCTTactttctttgtttaaaaaacactgtgtcTGCTcatttgtcccagtgatgtacgTGTTAATTTGCATAGAGCAGGACCATTAGCACCACCAGTTCTCTATCTGTACTGGATACTCGTCTCAGCTGAGTATTTGCTCAACCCTCATACAAAAGTTTTCAAGGATCCCAGTTATGTCTGAATATGctcaaaacatcaaaaatattttcatgtcaATGTATGTGATACGATACACTGTGCAATGTGACTTTGCCTTTAATGGGAAATCTAAGAGATAAAGATGTGTTTGAAAGGGTTAAAGACACCTTTAAATCAGAAATGTAACCTGTGACAGCTGatatcataaaaatacaaacacaggtTTGATTTGATAAGCTGAATGTAGtttacgcacacaaacacagttaatTACCCGTTGTCTGACTGGATGTTCAGGTAGTCTCTCTGGCCACTGTGTTGGACGAAGCGAATGCAAGAGACGTCGCTGAAGGACTGCAGCCCGCGCTCGATGAGGGAGCGCTCACGAGAGGCTGAGACATGCAGGTGAGAAGACACACAggtttaatacacacacacacacacacaccagcagccaACAAACCATctaaattaaacaacaaaatgtgttgTCTGTTCATTCTCTCTAGATAGAACGACACAAAAGGTCTATGAACAGGACAACACTGTTTGAGGAGACATAGCCAGGGTTTACACTAAAAAACgacttggtgaggtttagggAAAGATCTTGGTTTGGGTTTAAATTACATCATCgttacaataataaacatgtgGTTGAGGTTAAGTAATGATAGTGgtcatcattttaataaaaaaaacaaaaaaccctaTGTCAAACTCTGAAACTTTTGACGCGTTCCTCAACCTAGACTTCCTCCCTGCATTGCTCTGGTTGCTCCTTTTTCCCGCGAAGCTGACTCTATGGTGACCGTTATAAGAAGGGATTTACTTTCAGCAAAACCaacatcttttcctaaaccgAACCAAGTCATTTTGCTGTAAGTTGCAGATTTACTATTGCCAGTGATGGAATATtatcaagtacatttactctagTATTGTAATTACACAAGTGCAACTTTGAGGTATTTGtaatttacttgagtatttccattttctggtaTTTTATACTTCATATTGTGCAAATACTGCACTTTTTAATTCACTATGTTTATTTGGTAAATTTGGTTACTAATTACTGTGCAGATTAAATGCTGCATTttgacattcatttattttatcggcaattaGATGAAAAAATACTGATTCCAGTCATCAGAAAAATACTTAATACCTCATGTGACAATTGGTCGACAGgtagcatacagtatatacatgtactgtatgtaagtACTATTCATCTGGGTGATTTTCACTCTcaacaaagtaatattttaatatgatacatttacttttactcaagtatgacatTTTGGTACTTTATGACTAATGCTAACTTGAGCATGGAATAAGACCATGTTGTTTTCACAGGTAGGTGAGGCCAAAAGCTACAGCGACACAGTTGACAGTTGGGTCTATCACACAGTTTGGCATGATACTGGgtacagccactagagggcactGTCCTTTGAACGTTTTGGGTCGCTTTCTGAAACAAATACTGTTATTCTTCTGTATTCTTTTACTTACAGTAATGTGAGGCGATGACATAGGGCACGTAGACCATTCCATTAGCAGATTTGGGCCACATGCAGCCGTAGGAGGTGCAGGAATCAGcgtttctgtcattttcattgtcatAAGCGATGTCATCAATGACAAAGGGTTCCTTCTCTGAACGAACTGTAGGAGGACATTATAGGGCTCACTGAGAGTACTGATGACTGATTGATGATATTGATAATGtgtaaaacttttaaaaaaaaacttagcTTATGGACTATGACTATGGACTACAGCAATGCTTATCTGCCCTgctgatttaaaataaataagactAAATGTGTCTCACCAACATCCTTGTTTGCCCTCCACAGGCGCTCAGAGACAGACACGTCCTAAATCAGGGAGATAACATCACACATTAGTAATGACTCCATTGAAAAAGTTAATGTAGAGTGGTGTgcagcacctttaaaggaacagttcacccaaaaatgaaaattcagtcattatctacacacacacccctgtcaatgaaaagtcaggtgaagttttagAATTAggattttgtaaaaatgtaaaaatcaaagAACAGAATCAAACTTAAGccaaagcaaaaacaagatatttcagtaataaattacacatttaatCCTAACTTAATCTTTAAGtggaattgtattttttaattaaatcttaACATAAATACCCTCACCTTCTCTTCAGCCCAGGAGCAGTCAGAGAccacgaggaggacgaggaggccGACTGTGCACTTGAGGAAAGCCATGTTACCAGCCTGCAGGTGTACAGTGTTAAcacctggctgctgctgcagtggctGTTTATAGTTGTCAGTATATCTGTTAACTCCTGAAAAAACCCACCTGAGTGATAAGATGCACATTGCCTTGAAAACATGCTGCCGATTCCCACCTTAGctaagtttaaaaacaaacctgctgGTGGTGGCAAAAATTGTTCTGGAAAAACTTTACGTGACCTTGTGAGACTGAAGGCCCAAAGACACCTGTTTAATGAATGGATCCTGGGCTTCAGTGATGAAACAGATCagtttgacagattttttttctttttctgagaaaagaaaacatatcaCAGATTCACGGTGGCCCAGAAATCACTATGGCATGTAGGAAGACACAACATCAactcacacaacacaacagcaaataatGGAACACAACAAATTACAATCAAATGTAAATCACAGTTTAGTTTCTTATTCACATATAGGTTCACTTTTCAAAAAATGACTGCCTGCTCGGTATTTTTTATGGAAGTCCTTTGCTGCCAGGAAAAAAATAGAtgaaacatttgtaaaacaaatacatgacaaaataaaaaagtaggatcctgagttaCTTGCGCAAGCTGTTCGGCATTCAGAAAAAAACGGAAACATCTGGCGCGCTGAATACAATGTTATGgtgggccaactttggcccGCAGGCCCCACCTTGAGCAGCCCTGCATTAGATGGACTGattagctagttagcaacaGTCGCTTATCCCACTGGAGATGGCCTGGGTTTGCAAACAACTTAGGATCATTGCGTCTTATTTGCTGAATTTTAAAGGTAAATAGCCTAATTAGATAGTGAGGCTAATGATGCTGCTTGCTAAAGtagattaaaaatgtctcaaaaatcaaataaatgattTGAACCTACGCCGGTAAG
This sequence is a window from Pagrus major chromosome 8, Pma_NU_1.0. Protein-coding genes within it:
- the LOC141001191 gene encoding high choriolytic enzyme 1-like; protein product: MAFLKCTVGLLVLLVVSDCSWAEEKDVSVSERLWRANKDVVRSEKEPFVIDDIAYDNENDRNADSCTSYGCMWPKSANGMVYVPYVIASHYSSRERSLIERGLQSFSDVSCIRFVQHSGQRDYLNIQSDNGCYSYVGRRGYSQTLSLDRQGCLYHNTVQHELLHALGFNHEQCRSDRDQYIRVLWENIQPGLAYAFDKLDTLNLNTPYDYNSVMQYHRYAFSANNQPTMVPIPNANVEFGTATEMSRNDIIRLNTLYKC